In Octopus sinensis unplaced genomic scaffold, ASM634580v1 Contig10412, whole genome shotgun sequence, a genomic segment contains:
- the LOC115228424 gene encoding uncharacterized protein LOC115228424, with translation MIAVLLSNTEVTVQIGSTSSRNFSTTVGTAQGDFLSPLLFVIYLEAALRDLRLFYNGQITEIVYADDVDFVSHDTAALRRLLDVSPAELGKWFLTVNTTKTEITEVARMSSRLDDVWRHSRKLGTLLGDSEDITRRKVLSTAALNRLKTYWVANRPVTIALRLRLYNAFVKPVLLYNSSCWGISASKIKNLNSFHRRQLRILCGVQWPTRINNGALYRKCSAQPVILDVMEARWRLFGHVLRMDQTSPANLAMEEYFAASGKKFRGRPRNTLPEVLDADLKSINRKLKNGDDLDAMRILACNRGG, from the coding sequence ATGATAGCAGTCCTATTGTCGAACACGGAAGTGACAGTACAAATTGGGAGTACGTCATCCAGAAATTTTTCGACGACAGTGGGTACCGCGCAGGGAGACTTCCTTTCCCCTTTGCTGTTCGTGATATACCTGGAGGCGGCTCTGCGTGATCTCAGGCTCTTTTATAACGGGCAAATCACCGAAATTGTATACGCTGACGATGTGGATTTTGTATCACACGACACAGCAGCCTTGAGGCGGTTACTTGATGTTTCCCCAGCAGAGCTTGGAAAATGGTTCCTCACTGTGAACACAACCAAAACGGAAATCACGGAAGTCGCACGCATGAGTTCAAGACTAGATGATGTATGGAGACATTCCAGAAAACTGGGCACACTCCTCGGAGATAGTGAGGACATTACCCGGAGGAAAGTACTATCGACGGCCGCGTTGAACAGGCTGAAAACGTATTGGGTGGCTAACAGGCCGGTAACGATTGCGCTTCGTTTGCGCCTCTACAATGCATTTGTGAAACCGGTCTTGCTATACAACTCCTCTTGTTGGGGGATCTCTGCTTCCAAAATTAAAAACCTTAACTCCTTCCACCGAAGACAACTGCGTATATTATGTGGGGTACAATGGCCGACCCGGATCAACAACGGGGCACTTTACCGTAAATGCTCAGCGCAACCTGTGATTCTGGATGTAATGGAAGCCCGATGGAGACTGTTCGGACATGTCCTACGGATGGACCAGACGTCACCCGCAAATTTGGCTATGGAAGAATATTTTGCCGCGAGTGGAAAGAAATTTCGAGGACGTCCGCGCAATACGCTACCGGAGGTGCTGGATGCTGACCTCAAATCAATCAACCGCAAGCTTAAAAATGGGGATGATCTGGACGCAATGAGAATCTTAGCATGCAACAGGGGAGGTTGA
- the LOC115228423 gene encoding protein FAM200A-like, which produces MHSEHVHKSEEFFKRKLEEFDNQTKSLKKLVSVSSNALLASYKVSYRIAKCKKPHNIGETLVLPAAIDMVEAMFGESYAKQLQQIPLADNTVARRIDDISEDLCDQLVSRLRNCKFAIQVDEGADINKNAHLIAYVRYAEEKNNIEWINCVGLCTDGAQSMSGNKSGLQALVKNRAPEIIWTHCMLHRSALVSKNMSPELNDIFAQITKVINYIKHSPLRAKLFAKLCEDMDSKYTSLLYYCEVRWLSRAKVIRRVFELKDQVADFLDENDIEDAKLFRDDDFIYIVISFALKTLHPEKTTNIFGNKKLK; this is translated from the exons ATGCATTCTGAACATGTCCATAagtctgaagaattttttaaaagaaaattagaagagtTTGATAACCAAACGAAATCGTTAAAAAAACTTGTTTCTgtctcttcaaatgctttactaGCATCGTACAAAGTTTCTTACAGGATTGCAAAATGCAAGAAACCGCACAATATCGGAGAAACTCTAGTTTTGCCAGCAGCTATCGATATGGTTGAAGCAATGTTTGGCGAATCCTATGCAAAACAATTACAGCAAATACCGCTTGCTGATAACACAGTCGCTAGAAGAATTGATGACATATCTGAAGATCTTTGTGATCAGTTGGTTTCTCGACTACGTAACTGTAAATTTGCTATACAAGTTGATGAGGGAGCtgacataaataaaaatgcacattTAATTGCATATGTCAGATATGCTGAAGAAA aaaataacatagaATGGATCAATTGTGTTGGACTTTGTACAGACGGAGCACAGTCAATGTCAGGAAATAAATCTGGTCTTCAAGCTCTTGTAAAAAACAGAGCACCAGAAATTATCTGGACGCACTGCATGCTGCACAGATCAGCACTTGTCTCAAAGAATATGAGTCCAGAACTGAACGATATTTTTGCGCAAATTACAAAAGTTATAAACTACATAAAACACAGTCCTTTAAGAGCTAAGCTTTTTGCAAAGCTGTGTGAAGATATGGATTCAAAATATACATCGCTTTTATACTATTGTGAGGTACGCTGGCTATCTCGTGCAAAAGTGATTAGAAGGGTGTTTGAACTCAAAGATCAAGTTGCAGATTttcttgatgaaaatgatattgaagatGCAAAGTTGTTCAGGGATGATGACTTTATT TATATTGTCATCTCGTTTGCCTTAAAAACGTTACATCCAGAGAAAACCACAAATATCTTCGGAAATAAAAAACTCAAATGA